The Geothrix sp. DNA segment GTCAAAGCCGGCCTGGTCCCGCTGCACGGCGGCCTCCAGCTCCTCGGCGGAAACCCGGGCCAGCAGGTCTCCAGCCTTCACGCGCTGTCCTTCGCGGACGGTCAATTCCACCAGACGACCACCTGATCGCGGTCCCAGGTCCGTGAGGTACCCCTCCACCCGGCCATTGAGCAGGGGCCGGTCGTCTCGCCGGCAGCCGGCGAGGATGACCAGAGACACGGGAAGCAGAAGAAGCGGGAACTTGCGCATGGGCCCCTCTCAGTGGTCCGGGTCGGGCAGGGGAGGCAGGGGGACGGCGGGATGCCGGGCGACCCCGCGCCAGAACAGGTCGAACCAGGCCCGCATGCCACCGGCCAGGTCCAGCTGGGAGGCGGGGCCCGCGAGCCGGGGCAGGAGGGCCGGGAGCAGGTCGAGGATCTCGATCTGCATCCGCACCAGGAAGAAGGTGGCCAGCAGGGGCTGAAGGTCAGGGCGCAGGTCGCCCCGGGCGATGCCCTGGTCGAAGATGGCGCGGACGGCCATCACGATGGGGCGGATCCGGGCCTCGATCAGGTCTGTCAGGCCCTCGGCGCCCCGGACGATCTCCCCGCGGATCATGGACCGCAGACCCGGGTCATCCCTCAGGTGGCGGTGATAGACCAGCAGCACCGCCCAGAGCCGTTCCGCCGTGGGGCGGAGGTCGCCAGGATCGGCCAGCTGCTCCATCTCCCGGAGCACCCGGGGGAACCGGCGGGCCAGAAGGGCC contains these protein-coding regions:
- a CDS encoding TetR/AcrR family transcriptional regulator; translated protein: MPPTRQPRTRGPKPTKMDPDQLLDAAQAVFAQEGLRAASLRAIARHAGCDPALIYYHFDSKEALFAALLARRFPRVLREMEQLADPGDLRPTAERLWAVLLVYHRHLRDDPGLRSMIRGEIVRGAEGLTDLIEARIRPIVMAVRAIFDQGIARGDLRPDLQPLLATFFLVRMQIEILDLLPALLPRLAGPASQLDLAGGMRAWFDLFWRGVARHPAVPLPPLPDPDH